The Barnesiella intestinihominis YIT 11860 genome includes a window with the following:
- a CDS encoding TonB-dependent receptor, protein MGIETMYSVNVSQVATVSFEGVISDIGSKDPLSFATVQLLHGDEVHSVLSKDNGVFSFPSVHPGDYILRITYVGYDRYEKRVTLKRDTKLTVKMAPSGNSLNEIVVTARESQGLVSSSKINREMMTHLQPTSFSDLLELLPGNISKTPSMGQVNSIQLRETGTLNSSGEQYSNPDYAITSLGTLFLVDGAPLNGDANLQYIPGGTSSDGTSPESLRNMTNKGVDMRTLTTDDIESVEIVRGIPSAEYGNLTSGMVNIKRVRKATPLTARFKADEYSKLFSVGKGFTVPNHDFTLNVDGVFLDSKVDPRNNLENYKRVNFSVRISKLWRRDKWEMTWTPSADYTGSFDNVKTDPNLSYQKIDKYKSSYNRASLTNNFKWTFPWLKWIKTVNLDASVSAQSDQLKRTKLISPQRATVAPTGKEPGVHDGTYLFSEYVADYLCDGKPVNAFLKAKGEFGWEGAKYRLNAKAGGEWNYSKNFGKGQVYDLSHPISTSWGARPRAYSDIPALQNLSFFLEGNTLFLLGKNKLELQVGARSVTQIGMSERYLLQGKPYIDPRANAQWSFPAIPVAGKDLHISISGGYGVTTKMPTLDYLYPDLWYNDIVQLNYYDVNKPLEYSRVNIITYIEDITNYDLKPARNHKWEVRGDISFEGNRLSVTYFHENLTSGFRTSSFYAPFSYRKYDHSAVDASGLQGPPALEDIPYTDMKALNGYRQSANGSRIDKQGIEFQFTSQRISALRTAVVINGAWFRSVYTNSRPMFETVADVVDNRPVSEEYVGLYDWNDGRVNEQFNTNFQLDTQIPEWGLIFSTSVQCMWFVSTRVMWKNGVPVSYMAASDGKLYPYTEESAADPKLQFLIKTYNDDLYKKQTIPTAVYVNLKATKTIGKWLRLSLFANRILDYLPSYKMNGLLIRRNVDPYFGMELNFTL, encoded by the coding sequence GTGGGAATAGAGACTATGTACTCTGTGAATGTATCGCAAGTAGCTACGGTTTCTTTCGAGGGGGTAATTTCGGATATAGGTTCGAAAGACCCGTTATCGTTTGCAACGGTACAATTACTGCATGGAGATGAGGTCCATTCGGTATTGTCCAAAGATAATGGAGTATTTTCTTTTCCCTCTGTGCATCCGGGCGACTATATACTGCGTATTACTTATGTGGGATACGATCGTTATGAAAAACGGGTTACACTGAAACGGGATACGAAGCTGACCGTAAAAATGGCCCCTTCGGGAAATTCGTTGAACGAAATTGTCGTGACGGCGCGGGAGTCGCAGGGGCTGGTAAGCTCGTCGAAGATAAATCGCGAAATGATGACCCATTTGCAGCCTACCAGTTTTAGCGATTTATTGGAGCTGCTTCCGGGGAATATATCCAAGACCCCTTCGATGGGACAGGTCAATTCCATACAGTTGAGAGAAACGGGAACATTGAACTCATCGGGAGAACAATATTCCAATCCCGATTATGCCATTACATCGTTGGGTACTCTTTTTTTAGTAGATGGGGCTCCTCTTAACGGTGATGCGAATCTGCAATATATTCCCGGGGGAACTTCTTCGGACGGGACCTCGCCGGAATCGCTCAGAAACATGACGAACAAAGGGGTAGATATGCGCACGCTGACAACAGACGATATAGAAAGTGTCGAGATTGTGCGGGGTATACCTTCGGCCGAATACGGAAATCTTACCAGTGGTATGGTAAATATAAAGAGAGTGAGAAAGGCGACACCCCTTACAGCTCGTTTTAAAGCCGATGAATATAGCAAATTGTTTTCGGTGGGGAAAGGTTTTACAGTTCCCAACCATGATTTCACATTGAATGTCGACGGCGTTTTTTTGGACTCGAAAGTAGATCCCCGGAATAATCTTGAAAATTATAAGCGAGTGAATTTTTCTGTTCGCATTTCGAAGTTATGGAGGCGGGATAAGTGGGAGATGACATGGACACCGAGTGCGGATTATACGGGATCTTTCGATAACGTGAAGACAGATCCCAATTTGAGCTATCAAAAAATAGACAAATATAAATCGTCGTATAACAGAGCTTCTTTGACAAACAATTTCAAATGGACGTTTCCTTGGTTAAAATGGATAAAAACGGTAAATCTCGATGCGTCGGTGAGCGCTCAGTCCGATCAGTTGAAAAGGACGAAGCTTATTAGTCCTCAGCGAGCGACGGTTGCACCTACCGGTAAAGAGCCCGGGGTTCATGACGGTACTTATCTTTTTTCGGAGTATGTGGCAGATTATTTATGCGATGGGAAACCGGTGAATGCTTTTCTGAAAGCCAAAGGGGAGTTCGGCTGGGAAGGCGCAAAATATCGGTTGAACGCCAAAGCCGGTGGAGAATGGAATTATTCCAAAAATTTCGGGAAGGGGCAAGTTTATGATTTATCCCACCCTATTTCGACGAGCTGGGGGGCTCGCCCTCGGGCTTATAGCGATATTCCGGCCTTGCAGAATCTGTCGTTCTTTTTGGAAGGAAATACATTGTTCTTGCTGGGGAAGAATAAATTGGAACTGCAAGTAGGAGCTCGTTCTGTGACACAGATAGGAATGAGCGAGCGATATTTGTTACAAGGAAAGCCTTATATAGATCCTCGTGCGAATGCACAATGGAGCTTCCCTGCGATTCCCGTCGCTGGGAAAGACTTGCACATTTCGATTTCGGGAGGTTATGGTGTGACGACCAAGATGCCTACGCTCGACTATCTTTATCCCGATTTGTGGTATAACGACATAGTGCAACTCAATTATTACGATGTGAATAAACCGCTCGAATATAGTCGGGTAAATATAATTACTTATATCGAAGATATAACCAATTATGATTTGAAACCGGCTCGTAATCATAAGTGGGAAGTACGAGGCGATATTTCATTTGAGGGAAACCGGTTGTCGGTAACTTATTTTCATGAAAATCTTACATCGGGATTTCGGACTTCCTCTTTTTATGCTCCGTTCAGTTATCGGAAGTATGACCATTCGGCAGTCGATGCCTCTGGGTTACAAGGGCCTCCTGCTTTGGAAGACATTCCTTATACCGATATGAAGGCGTTGAACGGTTATAGACAGTCGGCCAATGGGAGCCGCATCGATAAACAGGGTATCGAGTTTCAATTTACTTCACAACGTATATCGGCACTGAGGACTGCCGTCGTTATAAACGGAGCTTGGTTCCGTTCGGTATATACGAATAGTCGTCCTATGTTCGAGACTGTGGCCGATGTAGTGGACAATCGTCCGGTTTCGGAAGAATACGTGGGTTTGTACGATTGGAACGACGGTCGAGTAAACGAACAGTTTAATACTAATTTTCAGTTAGATACTCAAATACCCGAATGGGGGTTGATTTTTTCCACATCGGTACAGTGCATGTGGTTTGTTTCGACTCGGGTAATGTGGAAAAATGGAGTCCCGGTGAGCTATATGGCAGCAAGCGACGGAAAGTTATATCCCTATACCGAGGAGTCAGCTGCCGATCCTAAATTGCAGTTTCTTATAAAGACATATAACGACGATTTGTATAAAAAACAGACAATACCCACGGCCGTTTATGTAAACCTGAAAGCGACCAAAACGATAGGCAAATGGTTGAGATTGTCATTGTTCGCTAATCGTATTCTAGATTATCTTCCTTCATATAAGATGAATGGTCTGCTCATACGGCGCAATGTGGATCCTTATTTCGGTATGGAACTTAATTTTACGTTATGA
- a CDS encoding T9SS type A sorting domain-containing protein, whose product MKKFLLSTLLFIGGILGSIQAEGPVFQWAKSLDGNPGNGGDNAHSLIKSSDGKILALAQFGSMKDNDPVYYGDDIVGYGCATQANSDNCNIVLLKLDSDGSKIWSLYSFSGDVSISSSSIAATSDGGAVLALKMRYASGMTDKTPAFKDAKNNTVTIQNWNTGYRTYYAVLLKVSSEGVIEWNKYIEIDNSPEAAATYYTEGTPDGIYPYATTTDENGNIYLAGNYRKTMTFYTAENSPVQLIPHNTVNWNGDSQKTVGDLFIVKLDDKGNYLGHFTTTVSGTIEREQITHLIYDNGKLYFYGTVKNSNEGSINLGSINLMPSSFDDILIGEIDTNLDVKWAKLITAFGASDSKHTTQTKNMDYINGSLYLSGMMKGGFAPYGEEKARIASKSTPLNGFVIKCDASNGEWLGGVSADEQGIGGYFGVAKGKENNLYAYGYSWATPNKGICLTTIDESSWEKTEKIALITETGMGTAWSCLADGTNFYSFSRGNKAVNFYNSEFTLPAPTGWGMFISSWKLDDIATGIETPNLAGNDTRIYGVQGGVVVNTEEPIDVYIYNITGALVKQIKVTGNETIELPKGIYIANKQKVMVY is encoded by the coding sequence ATGAAAAAATTCTTACTTTCTACACTCCTCTTTATCGGAGGAATTTTAGGATCGATACAGGCAGAGGGTCCTGTATTTCAATGGGCGAAATCCTTAGATGGAAATCCCGGGAACGGAGGTGACAATGCTCACAGTTTGATAAAGAGCAGCGACGGAAAAATTCTGGCGCTCGCACAATTCGGGTCGATGAAAGACAACGATCCTGTTTACTATGGAGATGACATTGTCGGCTACGGTTGTGCTACTCAGGCAAACTCCGACAATTGTAATATCGTTCTTCTCAAATTAGATTCGGACGGGTCTAAAATATGGAGCCTATATAGCTTCTCCGGCGATGTAAGCATCTCTTCGAGTTCCATTGCCGCCACTTCTGACGGAGGTGCTGTCTTAGCATTAAAAATGAGATATGCATCCGGTATGACCGATAAAACCCCAGCATTCAAGGATGCCAAAAACAACACCGTGACCATACAAAACTGGAATACCGGTTACCGTACATACTATGCGGTTCTACTAAAAGTCAGCTCGGAAGGAGTTATCGAATGGAACAAATACATCGAAATAGACAACAGCCCCGAAGCCGCCGCTACTTATTACACAGAAGGTACACCAGACGGCATTTACCCTTATGCTACCACCACCGACGAGAACGGGAACATCTATTTAGCCGGGAATTATCGTAAAACCATGACTTTTTACACGGCAGAAAATTCGCCTGTACAACTAATCCCTCACAACACCGTAAACTGGAACGGTGATTCTCAAAAGACAGTAGGAGACTTGTTTATCGTAAAACTCGACGACAAAGGGAATTATTTGGGCCACTTTACAACCACAGTCTCCGGCACAATCGAAAGAGAACAAATAACCCATCTCATCTACGACAACGGTAAACTCTATTTCTACGGAACTGTAAAAAACAGTAACGAAGGCTCGATCAATTTAGGCTCGATCAACCTCATGCCTTCGTCGTTCGACGACATTCTCATCGGGGAAATCGATACCAACTTAGACGTGAAATGGGCAAAATTAATAACAGCATTCGGAGCCAGCGACAGCAAGCACACAACCCAGACCAAGAACATGGACTATATAAACGGAAGTCTTTACCTTTCGGGAATGATGAAAGGAGGGTTCGCCCCTTATGGAGAAGAGAAAGCCCGAATAGCCTCTAAATCTACTCCGCTCAATGGGTTTGTAATCAAATGCGATGCTTCAAACGGAGAATGGTTAGGAGGTGTCTCTGCCGACGAACAAGGTATCGGTGGTTATTTCGGAGTAGCCAAAGGGAAAGAAAACAATCTCTATGCCTACGGGTATAGCTGGGCAACCCCTAATAAAGGTATTTGCCTAACCACGATAGATGAATCCAGTTGGGAAAAAACAGAAAAGATAGCCCTCATAACCGAAACCGGTATGGGTACAGCTTGGAGCTGTTTGGCAGACGGTACAAATTTCTACTCCTTTTCAAGAGGTAATAAAGCCGTCAATTTCTATAATTCCGAATTTACCTTACCTGCACCCACTGGTTGGGGAATGTTCATATCGAGCTGGAAACTCGACGATATAGCCACAGGGATAGAAACTCCAAATTTAGCCGGAAACGATACACGAATATACGGAGTGCAAGGAGGAGTAGTCGTCAATACCGAAGAACCTATCGATGTGTATATCTACAACATCACCGGCGCACTGGTTAAACAAATAAAAGTAACCGGCAACGAAACAATAGAACTTCCCAAAGGTATATATATCGCCAATAAGCAAAAAGTCATGGTTTACTAA
- a CDS encoding glycoside hydrolase family 76 protein encodes MKKLFSIMLGRCFALAFLLFFSGKSFAGNDNYTRAADTFKAIEKLYGVEDVPLFRETYPFDNHLKVSYLSNQEQAEQQKLYSYLWPFSGSLSAVTALLEVKPKSDFRKVLTKTVRPGLEMYLDTQRTPTAYASYINTAPVSDRFYDDNIWIGLDFTDLYLLTGKKEYLSQAKMVWRFIESGTDDKLGYGIYWCEQKKNGKNTCSNAPGSVYASKLFLATGDSSYLQAGIRLYEWTKENLQDPADGLYFDNKSLNGEIGRAKFAYNSGQMMQSAALLYRITGEKKYLQEAQRLAAACYNRFFSHDSQSGRKYKVLNRGDVWFTAIMFRGFVELYGIDHNSLYIDAFRENLDFAWTEMREKNGLFNDDWSGKTKNDSKWLLTQFAMVEMYARLAAIDKENNR; translated from the coding sequence ATGAAGAAATTATTCTCAATTATGCTTGGTCGTTGCTTTGCGCTCGCTTTTCTTTTGTTCTTTTCAGGAAAAAGTTTTGCAGGGAACGATAACTATACTCGTGCGGCCGATACGTTCAAGGCCATTGAAAAACTTTATGGAGTTGAAGATGTCCCTTTATTCAGGGAGACTTATCCCTTTGACAACCATTTGAAAGTCTCCTATCTTTCTAATCAAGAACAGGCCGAGCAACAGAAACTATATTCCTATCTGTGGCCTTTTTCGGGGAGCCTGTCGGCCGTTACGGCTCTTCTGGAAGTAAAACCGAAGTCCGATTTCCGAAAGGTATTGACTAAAACGGTTCGTCCCGGGCTGGAAATGTATCTCGACACGCAGAGAACTCCGACAGCGTATGCTTCGTATATAAACACGGCTCCGGTTTCCGATAGATTCTATGACGATAATATTTGGATAGGGCTCGATTTTACCGACTTGTATTTATTGACCGGGAAAAAAGAATATCTCTCGCAAGCCAAGATGGTTTGGCGGTTTATAGAAAGTGGAACCGATGATAAATTGGGATATGGCATATATTGGTGCGAGCAGAAAAAGAACGGGAAAAATACCTGTTCCAATGCTCCGGGGTCGGTGTATGCTTCGAAACTCTTTTTAGCGACCGGCGATAGTTCCTACTTACAAGCAGGAATTCGATTGTATGAGTGGACGAAAGAAAATCTGCAAGATCCCGCAGACGGTTTATATTTCGATAATAAGAGTTTGAACGGAGAAATCGGTAGGGCGAAGTTTGCTTATAACAGTGGACAAATGATGCAATCGGCAGCGCTTTTGTATCGAATTACAGGTGAAAAAAAATATTTGCAGGAGGCCCAACGGCTGGCCGCCGCCTGTTACAATCGTTTTTTTAGCCACGATTCGCAGTCGGGGCGTAAATATAAAGTACTGAATCGGGGTGATGTTTGGTTTACCGCTATTATGTTTAGGGGATTCGTTGAGCTGTATGGTATAGATCATAATAGTTTGTATATCGATGCTTTTAGAGAAAATCTGGATTTCGCTTGGACGGAAATGCGTGAGAAAAACGGCTTGTTTAACGATGATTGGAGCGGAAAAACGAAAAACGATTCGAAGTGGCTGTTGACACAGTTCGCTATGGTAGAAATGTATGCACGGTTAGCCGCAATCGATAAAGAGAATAATCGATAA
- a CDS encoding SusF/SusE family outer membrane protein yields the protein MKKITFLIACLLAVFGMSAINHYDNLYVVGDACAAGWSPKDALEMTKVGDGQFTWTGELLDKTGDRRFKFLVGRGWDPCLAPNPDVPDHEIVTPGVPAKLYDKGEHGGYDTSFQVEKTGVYTITIDLDAETMTLTESSLDILDVEKFGQAYLAGSAFPERVAMTKEANGVYTWKGKLEVGEPVTGFYIVSNDNSQSLNPANASEVKSGTYTPVFSADGVATAEYQIASTATYTITIDLNTVKMEVTKIDYDHLYLIGSAMKGEPGAWKTEDGIEMTRVSEGVFTWNGFLYAKNTEDGDTEFKFINQLIAGNWENCFVFDQTKEGNQLITLGETYTISYFTAGNHDNKFTVPSDGYYKLTVDLNALTLLVEQGDPTAIEEVSAAVKPVVTVSGSTIQVLTNGAVVDDVMVFDLLGNCVASTAMVSDCSFDMAHGGVYIVRVNCGNAVYSNKVIVK from the coding sequence ATGAAAAAGATTACATTTTTAATCGCGTGTTTGTTGGCCGTATTCGGTATGTCGGCTATCAATCATTATGACAATTTGTATGTTGTCGGAGATGCTTGTGCAGCAGGTTGGAGCCCTAAGGATGCTCTTGAAATGACGAAGGTCGGAGACGGCCAATTTACATGGACGGGAGAGTTATTGGATAAAACGGGAGACCGTCGATTCAAATTCTTGGTAGGAAGAGGCTGGGATCCTTGTCTTGCACCTAATCCCGATGTGCCCGATCACGAAATTGTCACTCCGGGTGTTCCCGCAAAGTTGTATGACAAAGGCGAACACGGAGGTTATGACACCTCTTTCCAAGTAGAAAAAACCGGGGTATACACGATTACGATCGACTTGGATGCAGAAACGATGACTTTGACAGAAAGTTCTTTGGACATTCTTGATGTCGAGAAATTCGGACAGGCCTATTTAGCCGGTAGCGCATTCCCCGAAAGAGTCGCTATGACGAAAGAAGCGAACGGCGTTTATACATGGAAAGGAAAACTTGAAGTGGGAGAACCCGTGACCGGTTTCTATATCGTAAGTAACGACAATAGCCAATCTTTGAATCCTGCGAATGCATCGGAGGTTAAATCGGGCACTTATACACCGGTTTTCAGTGCCGATGGAGTCGCCACTGCGGAATACCAAATTGCTTCTACGGCCACTTATACGATTACGATCGATTTGAATACCGTGAAAATGGAGGTTACAAAAATCGACTATGATCATTTATATCTGATCGGTAGTGCCATGAAAGGAGAACCGGGAGCTTGGAAAACCGAGGACGGAATTGAAATGACAAGAGTAAGCGAAGGCGTGTTTACATGGAATGGATTTTTGTATGCCAAGAACACCGAAGACGGTGATACGGAATTCAAATTTATCAATCAACTCATTGCCGGAAATTGGGAAAACTGTTTTGTATTCGATCAAACAAAAGAGGGAAATCAACTCATTACGTTAGGTGAAACGTATACGATTTCCTATTTTACTGCCGGTAACCATGACAATAAGTTTACCGTTCCCTCCGATGGCTATTACAAGTTGACGGTCGATCTCAATGCGTTGACTCTGTTGGTAGAACAAGGCGATCCTACTGCCATTGAGGAAGTTTCGGCAGCTGTTAAGCCCGTTGTGACAGTCAGTGGGTCGACTATTCAGGTTTTGACCAATGGCGCTGTTGTCGATGACGTTATGGTGTTCGATTTGTTGGGCAATTGTGTCGCTTCGACAGCGATGGTTTCCGATTGTTCTTTCGATATGGCTCATGGCGGCGTGTACATTGTTCGGGTAAATTGCGGTAACGCTGTGTATTCCAATAAAGTAATAGTTAAATAA